From a single Alkalinema sp. FACHB-956 genomic region:
- a CDS encoding M15 family metallopeptidase → METLPSVAMKPYQRISIAECHEPLVTLDHQTFCLVDPHPYAKLGAPYGDRSPFSVRQGVRDRLIQAQQCLQQLKPGWRLQIFDAYRPIAVQQFMVDYTLQEVLAKQGWAIASLTDAQRTEALQQVYQFWAMPNPNPLTPPPHSTGAAIDLTLVDETGQVIDMGSAIDEISPRSYPDHYVGLPDASAERYDTHRQLLNYVMRQAGFQRHYHEWWHFSWGDQLWAWLSQREDPSRHVVACYGRVPDAA, encoded by the coding sequence TTGGAAACTTTGCCTTCTGTCGCGATGAAACCCTACCAACGTATTTCGATTGCAGAATGCCATGAGCCCCTGGTGACGTTGGATCACCAGACTTTTTGTTTGGTGGATCCCCATCCCTACGCAAAACTGGGGGCTCCCTATGGCGATCGCTCACCGTTTTCCGTGCGGCAAGGGGTGCGAGATCGACTGATTCAAGCCCAGCAGTGTTTACAGCAACTCAAGCCTGGTTGGCGACTGCAAATCTTTGACGCCTACCGTCCGATTGCCGTGCAGCAGTTTATGGTGGACTACACCTTGCAGGAGGTGCTGGCAAAACAGGGCTGGGCGATCGCCTCCCTAACCGATGCCCAACGTACCGAAGCCCTCCAGCAGGTCTATCAGTTTTGGGCCATGCCCAATCCCAACCCCCTCACCCCCCCGCCCCACAGCACCGGAGCCGCGATCGATCTCACGTTGGTGGACGAAACTGGACAGGTCATCGACATGGGCTCTGCGATCGATGAAATCTCGCCGCGATCGTACCCAGATCACTATGTGGGGTTACCCGATGCTTCAGCAGAGCGTTATGATACCCATCGGCAACTGCTGAACTACGTCATGCGCCAAGCCGGATTTCAACGGCACTACCATGAGTGGTGGCATTTCTCCTGGGGCGATCAACTGTGGGCATGGCTCAGTCAGCGGGAGGATCCGAGTCGCCATGTCGTTGCGTGTTATGGCCGGGTCCCTGATGCAGCGTGA
- a CDS encoding VCBS repeat-containing protein encodes MTNFTLSSKVPNLSQMKLKGKVQPTFVDLDGDGILDVLIGSNDGTPGVKWNYYASGTQYAENTFSLFNSAANITFSDVDGDGDQDAVGVAQNGGLLFYRNDGRGKFTNLTGSSNPFNNLSVGVGSQLTFVNGTLIATSTSGAVQQFSLQDTPVWSTRAVWTLAGRFTMPVLTYVKQWRSGGGFDLAGINFGANARPTFVDFDQDGDLDIVVGGEDGKIRYYESYKGKFYQMQEKFNPFRKINLGNRLNASPTIVDIDGNGTLDLMIGKGDGTIEQYRDMVAQFYRPIAKLPKFSLALGTYEFSYRNGWKSFNREPRQMADINGDGLADIVGFGSGGVYVALSRGDGSFSSAYRATYEFGNGDREWPSFDRYPRFMADVNRDGRADIVGFGWDGVYVSLANTQGKFNPSYKASNEFSYTSGWRSFEAFPRQVADVNGDGYVDLIGFGEAGTYVSLGQSNGRFANAKAASFEFSWNNGWRGFDRCPRQMADVNGDGRADIVGFGDGGTYVALGKVDGTFANAQLATSWFGNGSRQWPSFGRYPRQLGDINGDGRADIVGFGWDGVYVALGQLDGTFMVPHQYDSFKEFSYRAGGWSSFDQYPRQIADVNGDGLADIVGFGYDAVLVGVNKTPQIPRNADLLFELDFQTTGQGIFGNQTARYAYSGGINPIGWDYSKEYSFGEVAGFDLGSVKAGTDGKFGVSYGYNLDLGSLNASLPIQTWFDLPDDIRAGQTITLKSGYNLKETASFSTTAPQLQAYFDFLCELYLGASLKVLGREMVPTPYQPIDINESFSLRVDSTKSWSANMDDKHETKTKYFSGSYTQPGLASITIAGPKDGTQGVVANATSLFGSSNNTILKANIDLDRLLGEILDKSSNPYAKAVAKFLEYIEGSVSGSFANVSAMAEWNLFDVEFANDLAIRSNIDLFANNLVGTLFLEDGTRQAFQVGQDLTFNVGSDVNGDGFINMNAIVNLNASVRNKTSLTYQGAIEMQALSAKVTVETDWGALGSTSDSVGFGPVWRDRVNLPGLSAATDLYNNTFALGGLNSQSFSFAVAVGNRA; translated from the coding sequence ATGACAAATTTTACACTGAGTTCTAAAGTTCCTAATCTCTCTCAGATGAAGCTGAAAGGAAAAGTTCAACCCACCTTTGTTGATCTAGATGGAGATGGAATTTTAGATGTTTTGATTGGTTCGAATGATGGTACTCCTGGAGTCAAATGGAATTATTACGCCAGTGGTACACAGTACGCAGAAAACACATTTTCACTGTTTAACAGTGCTGCAAATATTACCTTTTCAGATGTAGATGGTGATGGCGATCAGGATGCAGTTGGGGTCGCTCAAAATGGGGGGCTGTTATTCTACCGCAATGATGGACGGGGCAAATTTACCAACCTAACGGGGAGTAGTAATCCCTTCAATAACCTCTCTGTCGGGGTTGGCTCACAATTGACCTTTGTGAATGGCACCTTAATTGCCACCAGTACGAGTGGGGCGGTACAGCAGTTTTCTTTGCAAGATACGCCGGTGTGGAGCACCAGAGCGGTTTGGACACTTGCAGGACGCTTTACAATGCCTGTCCTGACGTACGTTAAGCAATGGAGATCGGGGGGCGGTTTTGATTTGGCAGGCATTAATTTTGGAGCTAATGCCCGCCCCACCTTTGTTGATTTCGATCAGGATGGGGATCTGGATATTGTCGTAGGGGGCGAGGATGGCAAAATCCGCTACTACGAAAGCTACAAAGGCAAGTTTTACCAAATGCAGGAAAAGTTCAATCCGTTTCGCAAGATTAACTTGGGGAATCGGTTGAACGCGAGTCCCACGATCGTTGACATTGATGGTAACGGTACGCTGGATTTAATGATTGGCAAAGGTGATGGCACGATCGAGCAATATCGCGATATGGTGGCGCAGTTCTACCGTCCGATCGCAAAATTGCCTAAGTTTTCCCTAGCCTTGGGCACCTATGAGTTTTCCTATCGTAACGGCTGGAAAAGCTTTAACCGTGAACCGCGTCAAATGGCGGATATCAATGGGGATGGCTTAGCGGATATCGTTGGGTTTGGGTCTGGTGGGGTCTATGTGGCCTTGTCTAGAGGGGATGGAAGTTTCTCCAGTGCTTACCGGGCAACCTATGAGTTTGGCAACGGCGACAGAGAATGGCCTAGTTTCGATCGCTATCCTCGCTTCATGGCCGATGTCAACAGAGACGGACGTGCGGATATCGTTGGCTTTGGTTGGGATGGGGTGTATGTCTCCTTAGCGAATACCCAGGGGAAATTTAACCCATCCTATAAAGCATCCAATGAGTTTAGCTATACCAGTGGATGGCGGAGTTTTGAGGCGTTCCCTCGCCAAGTTGCTGATGTGAATGGTGACGGATACGTAGATTTAATTGGCTTTGGTGAGGCTGGAACGTATGTTTCCCTTGGACAAAGCAATGGTCGATTTGCCAACGCGAAAGCAGCCTCCTTTGAATTCAGTTGGAATAATGGCTGGCGTGGTTTCGATCGGTGTCCCCGCCAGATGGCGGATGTGAATGGCGATGGTCGTGCGGATATTGTTGGCTTTGGGGATGGTGGTACCTATGTTGCTTTGGGCAAAGTCGATGGAACCTTTGCGAATGCTCAATTAGCAACCTCGTGGTTTGGAAATGGCAGCAGACAGTGGCCTAGTTTCGGTCGCTATCCCCGGCAACTGGGGGATATCAATGGCGATGGACGGGCCGATATTGTTGGGTTTGGCTGGGATGGAGTCTACGTCGCCCTAGGGCAATTGGATGGGACGTTTATGGTACCGCACCAATACGACTCGTTCAAAGAATTCTCCTACAGAGCGGGAGGATGGTCTAGTTTTGATCAGTATCCTCGACAGATTGCTGACGTGAATGGCGATGGCCTCGCAGATATTGTTGGATTTGGCTACGATGCAGTTCTGGTGGGCGTTAATAAAACACCACAGATTCCGAGGAATGCTGACTTATTATTTGAACTAGATTTTCAAACTACTGGGCAGGGCATTTTTGGCAATCAGACAGCCCGGTATGCTTATAGTGGTGGGATTAATCCGATCGGATGGGACTATAGCAAAGAATACAGTTTTGGCGAAGTGGCCGGATTCGATTTGGGCAGTGTCAAAGCAGGAACTGACGGTAAGTTTGGTGTCAGCTATGGCTACAATCTGGATTTGGGTTCTCTGAATGCCTCATTACCAATTCAAACGTGGTTTGATTTACCAGATGATATTCGGGCGGGTCAAACCATTACTCTGAAATCGGGTTATAACCTCAAGGAAACCGCGAGTTTTTCGACGACTGCCCCACAGTTGCAAGCCTATTTTGATTTTCTCTGTGAACTGTATCTGGGTGCTTCGCTCAAGGTCTTGGGCAGAGAGATGGTGCCGACACCCTACCAACCCATCGATATTAATGAATCTTTCTCCCTAAGAGTTGACAGCACTAAGTCTTGGTCAGCGAATATGGATGATAAGCATGAGACTAAGACCAAGTACTTCTCTGGTAGTTATACCCAACCGGGCTTAGCGAGCATCACGATCGCAGGGCCAAAAGATGGCACACAAGGTGTGGTCGCGAACGCCACTTCACTTTTTGGCAGTTCTAACAACACCATTCTTAAAGCCAATATCGACCTCGATCGCTTATTAGGCGAGATCTTGGATAAGAGTAGTAATCCCTATGCCAAAGCAGTAGCCAAGTTTCTGGAATACATTGAGGGGAGTGTCAGTGGCTCTTTTGCTAATGTTAGTGCCATGGCGGAGTGGAATCTCTTTGATGTAGAATTCGCCAATGATTTGGCAATTCGGAGTAACATCGATCTATTTGCCAATAACTTAGTTGGGACACTCTTTTTGGAAGATGGGACACGTCAGGCATTCCAGGTGGGGCAAGATCTTACCTTTAACGTGGGATCTGATGTGAATGGTGATGGCTTTATTAACATGAATGCTATCGTCAACTTGAATGCTAGTGTCCGGAACAAGACCTCACTGACTTACCAAGGGGCTATCGAAATGCAAGCGTTGAGCGCCAAAGTTACTGTTGAGACTGATTGGGGGGCGTTAGGGAGCACTTCAGACAGTGTTGGCTTTGGGCCTGTCTGGAGAGATCGAGTCAACCTCCCAGGTTTGAGTGCGGCAACGGATCTGTACAACAACACATTTGCATTGGGTGGCTTGAACAGTCAGTCCTTTAGCTTTGCCGTCGCTGTGGGGAATCGAGCTTAG
- the yidD gene encoding membrane protein insertion efficiency factor YidD: MKVLLLALIRGYRVFISPLYLPCCRYTPTCSQYAIEAIETHGPLQGSWLATRRICRCHPWGGSGYDPVPPNTK; the protein is encoded by the coding sequence GTGAAAGTTTTGTTACTGGCTCTCATTCGCGGCTATCGTGTCTTCATTTCGCCCTTGTATCTGCCGTGCTGTCGCTACACGCCCACTTGCTCACAGTACGCGATCGAGGCGATCGAGACCCATGGCCCCCTCCAAGGCAGTTGGTTGGCCACCCGTCGCATTTGCCGCTGCCATCCCTGGGGCGGTAGTGGCTACGACCCTGTTCCTCCCAACACGAAATAA
- a CDS encoding PleD family two-component system response regulator: MPDVMTFSPHNPPLILVADDDKVMRVCLRQAMEQEGYQVVEVMDGESCLAAYTQLRPDVVLLDAVMPIMDGFTCCTHIQNLENGNPYTPILMITGLEDEASVEQAFASGAFDFVSKPIHWAVLRQRVKRLIQQVRLYHHLQATNDELIRLAASDGLTQIANRRRFDQYLHQEWHRLLREHLPLALILCDIDFFKVYNDTYGHQSGDDCLRKVARELEFSARRSVDLVARYGGEEFAVILPNTDMEGAIQVAKSIHESIDALAIPHAGSQVSNVVTVSMGVSSTIPSQLIDPAMLITAADQALYQAKAAGRNRFKTLEIADRERLNQGTPSV, translated from the coding sequence ATGCCAGATGTCATGACCTTCTCACCCCATAATCCGCCATTGATTCTAGTGGCAGATGATGACAAGGTAATGCGGGTTTGTCTACGTCAAGCCATGGAACAAGAGGGCTACCAAGTCGTCGAAGTGATGGATGGCGAAAGCTGTCTCGCTGCTTATACTCAGCTGCGGCCAGATGTTGTACTTCTGGATGCAGTCATGCCGATCATGGATGGTTTTACCTGCTGCACTCACATTCAAAACCTAGAAAACGGCAATCCCTATACTCCCATCCTGATGATTACAGGGTTGGAAGATGAAGCATCTGTAGAACAAGCTTTTGCGTCAGGGGCATTTGATTTTGTCAGCAAGCCTATCCATTGGGCGGTGTTACGGCAGCGGGTCAAGCGATTAATTCAGCAAGTCCGGCTCTATCATCATCTCCAAGCAACGAACGATGAACTGATTCGGTTAGCCGCCTCCGACGGGTTAACCCAAATTGCCAACCGTCGTCGTTTTGATCAGTACCTGCACCAAGAATGGCATCGCCTTCTGCGAGAACATTTGCCGCTGGCCTTGATTCTTTGCGACATTGATTTCTTTAAAGTTTATAACGATACCTATGGTCACCAATCGGGGGATGATTGCCTGCGTAAAGTCGCCAGGGAGCTAGAGTTTTCAGCGCGGCGATCGGTGGATTTAGTGGCTCGGTACGGCGGGGAAGAATTTGCGGTGATTCTGCCCAATACCGACATGGAGGGGGCCATCCAAGTGGCGAAATCGATCCATGAGAGCATTGATGCCCTAGCCATTCCCCATGCGGGATCCCAAGTCAGCAATGTGGTGACAGTCAGCATGGGGGTCAGTTCCACCATTCCTAGCCAATTAATTGACCCAGCGATGTTAATCACAGCCGCCGATCAAGCGCTCTATCAAGCGAAGGCCGCCGGTCGCAATCGCTTTAAGACGCTAGAAATTGCCGATCGGGAGCGATTGAATCAAGGAACGCCATCGGTTTAG
- the cofG gene encoding 7,8-didemethyl-8-hydroxy-5-deazariboflavin synthase subunit CofG: MISNQIPQPIPARPILSSTIPSRTITYSPAYTLVPTYECFNRCTYCNFRVDVGTQGWLSIAQAEAQLRSLPPSTCEVLILSGEVHPNSPQRSAWLQHIHQLCQRALDLGFLPHTNVGPLSHQEMQQLKAVNVSMGLMLEQMTPNLLQTVHRHAPSKDPELRYQQLIQAGELKIPFTTGILLGLGEQVDDRIASLETIAQIHAQYGHIQECILQPYSPGTSETRMGQGFPLEALPELVHTARSILPEDITLQIPPNLVHQPEILLACLEAGARDLGGLSPIDEVNPDYPHPTAAQLRACLDPQGWQLVPRLPIYPQYDRWLVPPLDAPLNRWRSLIQSLPIGNF, from the coding sequence ATGATTTCTAACCAAATCCCTCAACCAATTCCTGCTAGACCCATCCTCTCTAGCACTATCCCCTCTAGAACGATCACCTATAGTCCAGCCTATACCCTGGTTCCGACCTATGAGTGCTTTAATCGCTGTACCTACTGTAACTTTCGGGTCGATGTGGGCACCCAGGGCTGGTTGTCGATCGCCCAGGCCGAGGCCCAATTGCGATCACTGCCCCCAAGCACCTGCGAAGTGTTAATTCTCAGCGGCGAGGTGCATCCCAATAGTCCCCAGCGATCGGCTTGGTTGCAGCATATCCACCAGCTTTGCCAACGGGCCCTTGACCTGGGATTTTTACCCCATACCAATGTGGGGCCGTTGTCTCACCAAGAAATGCAGCAACTGAAGGCGGTCAATGTCTCCATGGGGCTGATGCTGGAGCAGATGACCCCCAATTTATTACAAACTGTCCATCGCCATGCCCCCAGCAAGGATCCAGAATTGCGCTACCAGCAACTGATCCAAGCGGGTGAACTCAAAATTCCCTTCACCACTGGAATTTTATTAGGGCTGGGGGAGCAAGTGGACGATCGCATTGCCAGTCTGGAGACGATCGCTCAAATCCACGCCCAATACGGCCATATCCAAGAATGCATTCTGCAACCCTACAGCCCCGGCACGAGCGAAACCCGGATGGGGCAGGGTTTTCCGCTAGAGGCACTGCCTGAACTGGTTCACACCGCCCGATCGATTCTGCCAGAGGACATTACCCTGCAAATTCCACCAAACTTAGTGCATCAGCCGGAGATTCTCTTGGCCTGTCTAGAAGCCGGAGCGCGGGATTTGGGAGGACTCAGCCCGATCGATGAAGTCAATCCCGACTATCCCCATCCCACAGCTGCTCAGTTACGAGCGTGCCTGGATCCGCAAGGTTGGCAATTGGTGCCCCGGCTACCCATTTATCCCCAGTACGATCGCTGGCTGGTGCCCCCCCTTGACGCCCCCCTAAACCGATGGCGTTCCTTGATTCAATCGCTCCCGATCGGCAATTTCTAG
- the smc gene encoding chromosome segregation protein SMC gives MFVKRLELTNFKSFGGTTQVPVLPGFTVISGPNGSGKSNLLDAILFCLGLAGSKGMRAERLPDLVNQSQSSRGRTVEASVTVTFDLSDDRELLEAIRQEAIESGQEDARFMVQRTDAGQVIEWSVTRKLRVTQQGTYTSNYYINNEPCTLTELHDQLNRLRVYPEGYNVVLQGDVTRIISMNPRERREIIDELAGVASFDRKITQAKEKLDAVKDREDKYRIVEKELIDQRDRLSQDRAKAEKYKKLRAELQAKEQWEAVFRFQQSQTQAEKLQAQIVSGEAEIATLTQQIATAEATIKTTGAELDALNAKVRALGEAEQIALQSQLATREAELRQLTRQEQDLQTSDRDLQTTIGKTQQELAEQRDLLNRLAQEQLSTETQELASLTQARNQAQAKLEQSRQAASQSAASAEAWVQEQTNLRHQIDTILQTLDPQRTEQARLRERASQLEKQMEEQTRSRNSFLQQLTERQAEQETLATALKAATEQVQSLAQSIAAIDQELQIQKDTQTRLQNEQREKQRKLDKLEAQKQAVQEAQGTFATQVILGLGMSGVHGLVAQLGRVESTYQTALEIAAGARLGHLVVDDDEIAAAAIEILKQQRAGRATFLPLNKIRAPQIPDASTLRTLNGCVGYAIDLIDCDDRYWDVFAYVFGGTVVFETINAARRHLGKFRMVTLDGELLEASGAMTGGSIGKSALHFGTGQVGESAEVLALRERLGEIDTILFRCEDAIAKATIAHQNTTKQLIEARQQHREVQLQSEQLTKELDRLTSQQESLAQQIQNQSQEQAAARSRLQELDRSLPDQEAQLATLRQTLETLEQSQTHSEWQQIQAHLRQLETELDQREKALRTVEQRLADIVNQKQRSQERIEQGETRLQELREQQTQVLQQTTGLQTQRADIQAKITELQAALVELDKTLGEERHKRDALDKQLRELQTQRQQADWQRQKVQESQATRRQELSALQEQIEQQKLELPDPLPEIPEDATRDVAQLQHEIRSLQKRLQAMEPVNMLALEEYERTQERLQELSDKLATLGEERTELLLRIENFTTLRVRAFREAFDAVNENFQQIFATLSDGDGRLQLEDQQDPFNGGLNLIAHPKGKPVQRLASMSGGEKSLTALSFIFALQRYRPSPFYAFDEVDMFLDGANVEKLARMIKHQAQSAQFIVVSLRRPMIESAQRTIGVTQARGAYTQVLGIQLEGQAQTASG, from the coding sequence GTGTTTGTTAAACGCCTGGAACTCACCAATTTCAAATCTTTTGGGGGCACAACTCAGGTGCCTGTTCTGCCGGGATTTACGGTTATTTCCGGGCCAAACGGGTCTGGAAAGTCCAATCTCTTGGATGCAATTTTGTTCTGCTTGGGCTTGGCGGGATCCAAGGGGATGCGGGCGGAGCGCTTGCCGGACTTGGTGAACCAGTCCCAATCTAGCCGAGGTCGCACCGTCGAAGCCAGCGTGACAGTGACGTTCGATCTGTCGGACGATCGGGAACTGTTAGAGGCGATTCGGCAGGAGGCGATCGAATCGGGTCAGGAGGATGCCCGATTTATGGTGCAGCGCACGGACGCGGGTCAGGTGATTGAATGGAGCGTGACTCGTAAACTGCGTGTTACCCAACAGGGCACCTACACCTCCAACTACTACATCAATAATGAGCCCTGCACGTTGACAGAACTGCATGATCAGCTCAATCGCCTGCGGGTTTATCCGGAAGGCTATAACGTTGTGCTGCAAGGGGACGTGACGCGGATCATTTCCATGAACCCTCGGGAGCGGCGGGAAATTATTGATGAGCTGGCGGGGGTGGCTTCCTTCGATCGCAAGATCACCCAAGCCAAGGAAAAGCTGGATGCGGTCAAGGATCGGGAAGATAAATACCGCATTGTTGAGAAAGAACTGATTGACCAGCGCGATCGGCTGTCCCAGGATCGGGCCAAGGCGGAAAAGTACAAAAAACTACGGGCAGAATTACAGGCCAAGGAGCAATGGGAGGCGGTATTCCGGTTCCAGCAATCCCAAACCCAGGCGGAAAAGTTACAGGCTCAAATTGTCTCTGGGGAAGCGGAAATTGCCACCCTGACCCAGCAAATTGCCACCGCCGAAGCGACGATTAAGACCACGGGCGCAGAATTGGATGCCCTCAACGCCAAAGTTCGCGCCCTCGGAGAAGCGGAACAAATTGCTTTGCAATCCCAGTTGGCGACCCGCGAAGCGGAACTGCGGCAGTTGACCCGCCAGGAGCAGGATTTGCAGACCAGCGATCGGGACTTGCAAACGACGATCGGCAAGACCCAGCAGGAACTAGCCGAGCAGCGGGACCTGTTGAACCGTCTGGCCCAGGAGCAATTGAGCACTGAAACCCAAGAGTTGGCCAGCCTCACCCAAGCCCGCAACCAAGCCCAGGCCAAGTTGGAGCAGTCACGGCAGGCGGCCAGCCAGTCAGCGGCCAGTGCGGAGGCTTGGGTGCAGGAACAAACGAACCTGCGCCATCAGATTGATACGATTTTGCAAACGTTGGATCCCCAACGCACGGAGCAAGCTCGGTTACGGGAGCGGGCGAGCCAGTTAGAAAAGCAAATGGAGGAACAAACCCGCAGCCGCAACTCGTTTCTGCAACAGTTAACGGAACGGCAAGCTGAGCAAGAAACCTTAGCAACGGCACTGAAGGCTGCAACGGAACAAGTACAATCCTTGGCTCAGTCGATCGCCGCGATCGACCAGGAATTGCAAATCCAAAAAGATACGCAAACGCGATTGCAAAATGAGCAACGGGAAAAGCAACGTAAGCTCGATAAATTAGAAGCTCAAAAGCAAGCGGTGCAAGAGGCCCAGGGCACCTTCGCCACCCAGGTGATTCTGGGCTTAGGCATGTCTGGGGTGCATGGATTGGTGGCGCAGTTAGGTCGGGTGGAATCCACCTATCAGACAGCACTGGAAATTGCGGCAGGGGCTCGGCTTGGCCATTTGGTCGTGGATGATGATGAGATCGCGGCAGCGGCGATCGAAATCCTCAAACAACAACGAGCGGGTCGGGCTACGTTTTTACCACTGAACAAAATTCGAGCCCCCCAAATTCCCGATGCGTCCACCCTGCGCACCCTCAACGGCTGTGTGGGCTATGCCATCGATTTAATCGACTGCGACGATCGCTATTGGGATGTCTTTGCCTACGTCTTTGGCGGTACGGTCGTCTTTGAAACGATCAATGCGGCACGGCGACACCTGGGCAAATTCCGCATGGTGACGCTGGATGGGGAACTGCTGGAAGCCAGTGGGGCCATGACTGGAGGTAGCATCGGTAAGTCAGCCCTGCACTTTGGGACAGGGCAGGTGGGCGAGTCCGCCGAAGTCCTGGCGCTGCGGGAGCGGCTGGGCGAAATTGATACTATTTTGTTCCGCTGCGAAGATGCGATCGCCAAAGCGACGATCGCCCACCAGAACACAACCAAGCAACTCATTGAAGCGCGGCAACAGCACCGGGAAGTACAACTCCAGTCGGAACAGTTGACTAAAGAACTCGATCGTTTAACCAGTCAACAGGAATCTCTAGCGCAGCAGATTCAGAATCAGTCCCAGGAACAGGCAGCAGCCCGATCGCGATTGCAGGAACTGGATCGGTCGCTTCCTGATCAGGAAGCACAGTTGGCAACGCTGCGGCAAACGCTGGAAACCTTGGAACAGTCCCAAACCCACAGCGAATGGCAACAAATCCAAGCCCATTTGCGCCAACTGGAAACGGAACTGGATCAGCGGGAAAAGGCGCTGCGTACCGTCGAGCAACGGTTAGCTGATATTGTGAATCAAAAACAGCGATCGCAGGAACGGATTGAACAGGGCGAAACGCGATTACAGGAACTGCGCGAACAGCAAACCCAGGTCTTGCAACAAACCACGGGCTTACAAACCCAGCGGGCGGACATTCAAGCCAAAATTACGGAACTGCAAGCGGCCTTGGTGGAACTGGATAAAACCCTGGGTGAGGAACGCCACAAGCGGGATGCCCTGGATAAACAATTACGGGAACTGCAAACCCAACGCCAGCAAGCCGATTGGCAACGCCAAAAGGTTCAGGAGTCCCAAGCCACCCGACGACAGGAATTATCCGCCCTCCAGGAACAAATCGAGCAACAGAAACTGGAACTGCCCGATCCACTCCCGGAAATCCCAGAGGATGCGACGCGGGATGTGGCCCAGTTGCAGCACGAGATTCGATCGCTGCAAAAACGCCTCCAGGCCATGGAACCTGTCAATATGTTGGCGTTAGAGGAATATGAACGCACCCAGGAACGCCTTCAGGAGCTCAGCGACAAGCTGGCCACCCTCGGCGAAGAGCGCACGGAATTGTTGCTGCGCATTGAGAATTTTACGACCCTACGAGTCCGGGCCTTCCGGGAAGCCTTTGATGCCGTGAATGAGAACTTCCAGCAGATCTTTGCAACCCTGTCGGACGGGGACGGACGGTTACAGTTGGAAGATCAGCAGGATCCCTTTAACGGCGGCTTAAACTTAATTGCCCACCCCAAGGGCAAGCCGGTACAGCGGTTGGCCTCCATGTCCGGGGGAGAAAAGTCGCTGACGGCGTTGAGTTTTATCTTTGCGCTGCAACGGTATCGACCTTCGCCGTTCTATGCCTTTGACGAGGTGGATATGTTCCTCGACGGGGCCAATGTGGAAAAATTGGCGCGGATGATTAAGCATCAGGCGCAGTCTGCTCAGTTTATCGTGGTCAGTCTGCGGCGACCGATGATTGAGTCGGCCCAGCGGACGATCGGCGTGACCCAAGCGCGGGGAGCCTATACCCAGGTGTTGGGCATTCAACTGGAAGGCCAAGCCCAAACAGCTTCGGGTTAA